The genomic interval CCTGGTTGTCGGTGGGGCGGCATCTGGCACACATAGAGCCGTCTTGAACCCCCGTGCTTGTTATAAATCTCTTTGATTAGGCTGAACTTTAACCTCGTTTTGGCACTCCTATTGTCAGGGTGATAAAATGAACCCATTAGAGTTCGCAGGGAGGAAGTCCATGGCCAACGACTACGCAATGCAGCTCGCGGTACCGGTGGGTAGCCTCGACCACTACATCCGCGCCGCCTACAGCGTTCCGATGTTGAGCGCGGGTGAGGAGCAGGCGCTGGCTACCCGCTACCAGCAGGAAGACGACCTTGAGGCCGCGCGCCGGTTAGTGCTTGCGCACCTGCGCTTTGTAATCTACGTCGCGCGGGGCTACAACGGTTACGGCCTGTCACAGGCGGATCTGATTCAGGAAGGCAATATCGGCCTGATGAAGGCCGTGCGCAGATTTAACCCCGAGATGGGGGTGCGTCTGGTGTCGTTCGCCGTACACTGGATACGCGCCGAAATGCACGAATTTATCCTGCGCAACTGGCGCATCGTCAAGGTGGCCACCACCAAGGCGCAGCGCAAGCTGTTTTTTAACCTGCGCAGCGCCTCCAGGCGCCTCGGCTGGTTTAGCAGCGAGGAGGTGAATGCCGTCGCCAAGGATCTGGGCGTGAGCGCCAGCGATGTGCGCGAGATGGAGTCGCGCATGAGCGGTCACGATTACGCCTTCGATGCCCACGCCGACGATGACGACAGTACGGCACAGTTTGCGCCCGCGGCCTATCTGCAGGATCTGCGTATGGAACCCTCTATGCAGCTGGAGCAGAGTGATTACGATGAAAGCCGCAGCGAACACCTGCAGCAGGCACTGTCCACGCTCGATGCGCGCAGCCGCGACATTGTCGAGCAACGCTGGCTGGGTGACGCCAAGGCCACGCTGCAGACGCTGGCGGATCGTTATCAGGTATCGGCCGAGCGCATCCGACAGCTGGAAAACAACGCCCTCAAGAAGCTGCAACGGGCGATCGTACCCACGGCAGCTGCGGGTTAAGGCAGAGACACTGCCGCGTTCAATGTCCGGCCTATGTGCTGGACGTCGAGCGCGGCGAGGTGGGGTAAGACGCCCAGCAGTGGTGCAGGGATGCGCTCACACAAGGCCGCAACATTCTCCGCAAGCCCGGCAAAGTCGGGGGTGATGCTGTTCGCGACCCAGCCCGCAAACGGCAAGCCCGAGCGCGCGATGTTCTCAGCGCTCAACAGGGCATGATTCAGGCAGCCGAGCCGCATACCCACCACCAGTACCACCGGCAGGCCCAGCTTCAGCGCGAGATCGGCGATGGTTTCCCGCTCATTCAGCGGTACGCACCAGCCGCCCGCACCTTCCACCACCACACAGTCCGCCTGCGCGGCGATGGCATCAAACAGGGTTTTGATGTGCGTGATGTCTATGTGCCGCGCCACACGCTGGGCGGCGATGTGGGGGGCGATGGGTGGTGCGTAGAGGTAGGGGTTGACC from Gammaproteobacteria bacterium carries:
- the rpoH gene encoding RNA polymerase sigma factor RpoH, which gives rise to MANDYAMQLAVPVGSLDHYIRAAYSVPMLSAGEEQALATRYQQEDDLEAARRLVLAHLRFVIYVARGYNGYGLSQADLIQEGNIGLMKAVRRFNPEMGVRLVSFAVHWIRAEMHEFILRNWRIVKVATTKAQRKLFFNLRSASRRLGWFSSEEVNAVAKDLGVSASDVREMESRMSGHDYAFDAHADDDDSTAQFAPAAYLQDLRMEPSMQLEQSDYDESRSEHLQQALSTLDARSRDIVEQRWLGDAKATLQTLADRYQVSAERIRQLENNALKKLQRAIVPTAAAG
- the bioD gene encoding dethiobiotin synthase; the protein is MTRGLFITGTDTDVGKTWVTLGLLHALAATGVRTAAMKPVACGAVATEAGLRNDDALRLQRAAVIALPYAQVNPYLYAPPIAPHIAAQRVARHIDITHIKTLFDAIAAQADCVVVEGAGGWCVPLNERETIADLALKLGLPVVLVVGMRLGCLNHALLSAENIARSGLPFAGWVANSITPDFAGLAENVAALCERIPAPLLGVLPHLAALDVQHIGRTLNAAVSLP